One segment of Falco peregrinus isolate bFalPer1 chromosome 4, bFalPer1.pri, whole genome shotgun sequence DNA contains the following:
- the LPAR6 gene encoding lysophosphatidic acid receptor 6, producing the protein MVSSNCSTEDSFKYTLYGCIFSMVFVLGLIANCVAIYIFICTLKVRNETTTYMLNLAISDLLFVFTLPFRIYYFVARNWPFGDILCKISVTLFYTNMYGSILFLTCISVDRFLAIVHPFRSKTLRTKRNAKIVCAAVWITVLAGSTPASFFQSTNRRNNTEQRTCFENFSEDTWKTYLSRIVIFIEIVGFFIPLILNVTCSTMVLRTLNKPLTLSRNKLSKKKVLKMIFVHLVIFCFCFVPYNITLILYSLMRTQTWINCSVVTAVRTMYPVTLCIAVSNCCFDPIVYYFTSDTIQNSIKKNRTTRPRDIRFSERPVSENFIQHSLQTIKMKIFDSDSTI; encoded by the coding sequence GGTGTTTGTTCTTGGCCTCATAGCAAACTGTGTTGCtatctacatttttatttgtactttaaaaGTGCGAAATGAAACTACAACTTACATGCTGAATTTAGCAATATCAGATCTGCTTTTTGTGTTTACATTACCCTTCAGGATTTATTACTTTGTAGCGAGAAACTGGCCTTTTGGAGACATTCTTTGCAAGATTTCTGTCACCCTCTTTTATACAAATATGTACGGGagcattttatttctgacttGCATAAGTGTAGATCGCTTTTTGGCTATAGTACACCCTTTTCGATCGAAGACTCTCCGAACcaaaaggaatgcaaaaatCGTCTGCGCTGCAGTATGGATAACAGTGTTAGCAGGCAGCACACCAGCAAGCTTTTTCCAGTCTACAAACCGCCGCAATAATACTGAACAAAGAAcatgttttgaaaacttttcaGAGGACACATGGAAAACCTACCTATCTCGAATTGTTATCTTCATTGAaatagttgggttttttattccACTCATCTTGAACGTgacctgctccaccatggtcTTACGGACTTTGAATAAACCTCTTACATTAAGTCGGAATAAATTAAGCAAGAAAAAGGTACTCAAAATGATTTTTGTCCATTTGGTGatattctgcttctgctttgtgccTTATAACATTACCTTAATACTTTACTCCCTTATGAGAACACAGACCTGGATTAACTGTTCAGTGGTAACTGCAGTCAGGACTATGTACCCCGTCACTCTGTGCATTGCCGTTTCAAACTGCTGTTTTGACCCTATAGTCTACTATTTTACATCAGATACAATTCAAAATTCCATAAAAAAGAACCGGACCACTAGGCCACGGGACATCAGATTCTCTGAAAGGCCAGTTTCTGAAAACTTCATTCAACACAGCCTTCAGACcataaagatgaaaatatttgacAGTGACTCTACAATATAA